In one Mucilaginibacter ginsenosidivorax genomic region, the following are encoded:
- a CDS encoding D-sedoheptulose 7-phosphate isomerase yields MVLKELIDHQNTIKLVIDTLQGDIETACEMITTTVKNGNKVLFAGNGGSAADAQHLAAELTGRFVKERKALPGIALTVDTSAMTAIANDYHYDRVFARQVEAFAKPGDLFIGISTSGNSQGILNAFETAAQYGCKTLGLSGRDGGKMNGACDLNIVVPSNTTARIQEMHILIGHIMCQAVDNLFD; encoded by the coding sequence ATGGTTTTAAAAGAACTTATAGATCATCAAAACACAATAAAATTGGTTATTGATACGCTGCAAGGCGATATTGAAACAGCCTGTGAGATGATTACCACGACCGTTAAAAACGGTAATAAAGTTTTATTTGCCGGCAATGGCGGCAGCGCGGCAGATGCGCAACACCTGGCAGCCGAGTTAACCGGCCGTTTTGTAAAGGAACGGAAAGCATTACCAGGAATAGCTTTAACAGTAGATACATCCGCAATGACGGCCATTGCCAATGATTACCATTACGATAGGGTATTTGCCCGCCAGGTTGAGGCCTTTGCCAAACCCGGCGATTTGTTTATAGGCATATCTACCAGTGGCAACAGCCAGGGTATTTTAAACGCTTTTGAAACGGCTGCGCAATATGGCTGCAAAACTTTAGGATTATCGGGCCGGGACGGAGGGAAAATGAACGGTGCTTGCGATTTAAATATTGTTGTCCCTTCAAATACTACAGCCCGCATCCAGGAAATGCATATCCTGATAGGCCATATTATGTGCCAGGCGGTTGATAACTTGTTTGATTAA
- a CDS encoding M56 family metallopeptidase, with protein sequence MNWLHYLLEANIYLAVFYAFYCLFLNKETHYTLNRVYLLLSCTMAFILPLIQASALKPVAESAQQTVITITANSQNTTAPALLNYQPPVSHFTMQDAILYLYITGMVVMTVLLLIKIGKLIKMTTKGNTILNDKYKLVGIESSNTAFSFFNYLFIGTKINGSDTIIRHELVHIKQKHSADIIFMEILRIVNWFNPIIYFVQISLKTVHEYIADEQTAAHETDAITYSSFLVDNAYGINGSSITHSFFNYNLLKKRIIMLNQKRSGNLARLKYLVAVPICAGMLCASTLAFSKNYALIDLAPTRNQSSLPAATDSVPKVKLQQNNAQLQPPPPPIVVKDTYIDLFNYLNKTIVYPNEALKSGKAGLVGVSFIVKANHKITDIKIAKSGAVEFNNEVLQALKAYNGVVSETAGAHKMIVYFCTDYYNFVKTPVAAELTAPGYDFNMMVFGANKYPVMAPYNTDKKGATLPPAPAEIKDAAKLPPPPPPVPPVGLETDTPGNTANHVLVKYLAKHVRYPTIDHDKHIGGRVIAAFDVVDGKITGPEIVRGVEPVMDGELLRAIKAYDGTLDLKNGRYSIPLSFQVINSKNNQVVSHLPEANAPDKPVKQSNSFSTAVSLDEVVVVTYTND encoded by the coding sequence ATGAACTGGCTACACTACCTATTGGAGGCAAACATATACCTGGCTGTTTTTTATGCCTTTTATTGCTTGTTTTTAAATAAAGAAACGCATTATACCCTTAACCGGGTGTACCTGTTGTTAAGCTGCACTATGGCATTTATTTTACCATTGATACAGGCAAGCGCACTTAAACCCGTTGCCGAAAGTGCTCAACAAACCGTTATAACCATTACCGCTAACAGCCAAAACACCACAGCCCCCGCGCTGCTAAACTACCAGCCGCCGGTAAGCCATTTTACCATGCAGGATGCCATTTTATACCTATATATAACAGGTATGGTCGTGATGACTGTGCTGCTGCTTATTAAAATTGGTAAGCTCATTAAAATGACCACCAAGGGTAACACTATACTGAATGATAAATACAAGTTGGTAGGTATCGAAAGTTCAAATACCGCGTTTTCATTTTTCAACTACCTTTTTATCGGCACAAAAATAAACGGCAGCGATACCATCATCAGGCATGAACTGGTGCATATCAAACAAAAGCATTCGGCCGATATTATTTTTATGGAAATCCTGAGAATAGTAAATTGGTTTAACCCCATCATTTATTTTGTACAGATAAGCCTTAAAACCGTTCACGAATACATTGCCGACGAGCAAACCGCCGCGCATGAAACCGATGCCATCACCTACTCGTCCTTTTTGGTTGATAATGCTTACGGCATAAACGGTTCGTCCATTACACATTCATTTTTCAATTATAATCTACTTAAAAAGAGAATCATTATGTTAAACCAAAAACGTTCGGGAAACTTAGCAAGGCTAAAATACCTGGTGGCTGTACCTATTTGCGCCGGGATGCTTTGTGCATCAACATTAGCGTTCAGCAAAAACTACGCGCTGATTGATCTTGCGCCAACACGCAACCAGTCATCATTGCCGGCCGCGACAGACAGTGTGCCTAAGGTAAAATTGCAACAAAACAACGCACAGCTGCAACCCCCGCCGCCGCCTATTGTTGTTAAAGATACTTATATCGATCTTTTTAATTATCTAAATAAAACCATAGTTTATCCTAATGAAGCTTTAAAAAGCGGCAAAGCCGGATTGGTTGGTGTAAGCTTTATTGTTAAAGCCAATCATAAAATTACCGATATCAAAATAGCCAAAAGTGGCGCTGTTGAATTTAACAATGAAGTTTTACAGGCCCTGAAAGCATATAATGGCGTGGTTAGCGAAACAGCAGGCGCACATAAAATGATAGTTTATTTTTGCACCGACTATTACAATTTTGTAAAAACGCCCGTTGCCGCAGAGCTAACAGCACCTGGGTACGATTTTAACATGATGGTTTTTGGAGCCAACAAATATCCTGTAATGGCACCCTATAATACTGATAAAAAAGGTGCTACCTTGCCCCCAGCACCTGCTGAAATTAAGGACGCAGCCAAACTCCCCCCTCCGCCACCACCTGTACCGCCGGTTGGTTTGGAAACCGATACACCAGGTAACACAGCTAACCATGTTTTGGTTAAATACCTGGCAAAGCATGTTCGATATCCTACCATTGACCACGACAAGCATATAGGCGGCCGGGTAATTGCAGCCTTTGATGTGGTTGATGGCAAAATCACCGGTCCTGAAATTGTACGGGGTGTAGAACCCGTTATGGATGGGGAACTTTTACGTGCTATTAAAGCATATGACGGCACACTCGACTTGAAAAACGGTCGTTATTCAATTCCTTTGTCATTTCAGGTGATTAATTCAAAAAACAACCAGGTGGTTTCCCATTTACCGGAGGCAAATGCCCCTGATAAACCGGTAAAACAATCAAACAGTTTTTCAACTGCGGTTAGTTTAGATGAAGTTGTAGTAGTGACTTACACAAACGACTAA
- a CDS encoding DUF2200 domain-containing protein, with protein sequence MNNTEVHNERIAKMTFASVYPLYLAKVEKKGRTKEELHQVITWLTGFDNEKLKDLIEKKVTFETFFQVASLNPNAYLITGVICGYRVEEIENSLMQQVRYLDKLVDELAKGRKMEKILRNS encoded by the coding sequence ATGAACAATACCGAAGTACACAATGAGCGTATCGCAAAAATGACCTTTGCCTCGGTTTACCCTTTGTACCTGGCAAAAGTGGAGAAGAAAGGTAGAACAAAAGAAGAATTACACCAGGTTATAACCTGGTTAACCGGTTTTGATAACGAGAAACTGAAGGATCTGATTGAAAAAAAAGTAACTTTCGAAACCTTCTTCCAGGTGGCTTCGCTAAATCCCAATGCATACCTCATTACCGGAGTAATTTGCGGGTACCGCGTAGAGGAAATTGAGAACTCTTTAATGCAGCAGGTTAGATATTTAGATAAATTGGTGGATGAGCTGGCGAAGGGAAGGAAGATGGAGAAGATATTGCGGAATTCTTAA
- a CDS encoding SixA phosphatase family protein, which yields MKKLLLIRHAKATHESGYVDFERPLKQAGKEDAVLMASILKGQSIIPQIIVTSPALRTQTTADIFTAQMQLPNAGTDKRIYEANEYTWVKVINGLPNEYDFIAVVGHNPGISQVLYYLTGQYRDLPTCAVALITFDNDTWESISGEDGHLTFFDSPKG from the coding sequence ATGAAAAAATTGTTGCTTATCCGCCATGCAAAAGCCACACATGAAAGTGGCTATGTTGATTTTGAACGGCCATTAAAGCAGGCGGGTAAGGAGGATGCTGTACTCATGGCATCCATATTAAAAGGGCAATCCATTATTCCGCAAATAATAGTGACCAGCCCGGCACTGCGTACGCAAACCACTGCCGATATTTTTACCGCACAAATGCAGCTACCCAATGCCGGCACCGATAAAAGAATTTACGAAGCTAACGAATACACCTGGGTAAAAGTGATTAACGGCCTGCCCAACGAGTATGATTTTATTGCTGTTGTAGGCCATAACCCCGGCATCAGCCAGGTTTTATATTACCTTACCGGCCAATACCGCGATTTGCCAACCTGCGCCGTAGCCCTTATTACGTTTGATAACGACACCTGGGAATCCATCAGCGGTGAAGACGGCCATTTAACTTTTTTTGATTCGCCGAAAGGGTGA
- a CDS encoding porin family protein, which produces MKKTLLVLFLFCPSLAAFAQLPSIGIKGGANFATMSSSGTPANMVAGSDIYARSKALTSFNVGVFVDVKLGHFSLQPAVNFTGKGGKFDGPTGQLPNGSVSQVSTKYNLYYVQVPVNIVYHVPFVVGEFYIGAGPFVGMGVYGRKNLSADNNNNGVHTAISSSDKITFGDNGDIRSDEYGAGAIAGIKLKGGLLFNLNYDLGLSNVAPDQAGNKFKNHVFGASIGFVFL; this is translated from the coding sequence ATGAAGAAAACTTTGCTTGTCCTGTTTTTATTTTGCCCGTCATTAGCCGCGTTTGCGCAGCTGCCATCAATCGGTATAAAGGGAGGCGCAAATTTTGCCACGATGAGTTCATCCGGCACCCCTGCAAATATGGTTGCAGGCTCTGATATTTATGCCCGTTCAAAGGCGTTAACATCTTTTAATGTTGGTGTTTTTGTGGATGTTAAATTGGGGCATTTCTCATTACAACCCGCCGTTAATTTTACCGGCAAAGGTGGTAAATTTGATGGCCCAACCGGTCAGCTGCCCAATGGCTCGGTAAGCCAGGTTAGTACAAAGTACAATTTATATTATGTACAGGTTCCCGTTAATATAGTTTATCATGTACCTTTTGTGGTAGGCGAATTTTACATCGGCGCTGGCCCTTTTGTGGGTATGGGGGTTTATGGGCGTAAAAATCTATCGGCGGATAACAATAATAATGGCGTACATACAGCCATTTCCAGCAGTGATAAAATTACCTTTGGCGATAATGGCGATATCCGCTCAGATGAGTATGGCGCCGGCGCCATCGCGGGCATCAAACTGAAAGGCGGCCTGCTCTTCAACCTCAATTACGACCTGGGCCTATCAAACGTGGCACCAGACCAGGCTGGCAACAAATTCAAAAACCATGTTTTCGGTGCATCAATCGGTTTCGTTTTTTTATAA
- a CDS encoding glycosyltransferase family 9 protein, translating into MKILVIRFSSMGDIIYTTPVVRCIKKQVPNAEVHFLTKPVFKYIYDNNPYVDKLLLLKPSLSDTINEIKAEKYDHIVDLHNNLRTAIIKLRTGIKATTYKKQPIRKWLSLKFKLRLVAPTHLVDRYLEAAKPLGVNNDGKPIDYYIKAEHKLSKLLPQSHQNGYIAFVIGATHFTKRMPNEKIISICKQLKLPVVLLGGNDVKANGDIVALAIGANIYNACGLTSLDESVYLVSKAESIIGFDTGLTHIAEAFNKPIVSVWGGTVPELLGVQPYMVKDVLVAGIRLDCRPCSKFGLEKCPLGHFKCMNDMPEDNIISFVNR; encoded by the coding sequence ATGAAGATACTGGTAATCCGCTTTAGTTCGATGGGTGATATTATATATACAACACCCGTTGTACGTTGTATTAAAAAGCAGGTGCCCAATGCCGAGGTACATTTTTTGACCAAACCGGTGTTTAAGTATATTTATGACAACAACCCATATGTTGATAAATTACTGCTGCTAAAACCCTCGCTTTCAGATACGATTAACGAGATTAAGGCCGAAAAATACGATCACATTGTAGATTTACACAACAACCTGCGTACCGCCATTATTAAACTGCGCACGGGTATAAAAGCCACAACCTACAAAAAACAACCTATCAGGAAATGGCTCAGCTTAAAGTTTAAACTAAGGCTGGTAGCCCCTACCCACCTGGTTGACAGGTACCTGGAAGCCGCAAAACCCTTAGGCGTTAACAACGACGGAAAGCCGATTGACTATTACATAAAAGCAGAGCATAAGCTAAGCAAACTACTGCCTCAATCTCATCAAAACGGCTACATCGCATTCGTAATAGGTGCAACGCATTTCACCAAACGGATGCCGAATGAAAAAATCATCAGTATTTGCAAACAGCTTAAATTGCCGGTTGTGCTTTTGGGCGGTAATGATGTTAAAGCCAATGGCGATATTGTTGCCTTAGCTATCGGCGCTAACATTTACAATGCCTGCGGGCTCACTTCGCTGGATGAATCGGTTTACCTGGTTTCCAAAGCCGAAAGCATTATAGGTTTTGATACCGGCCTCACCCACATTGCCGAAGCTTTTAACAAACCTATTGTATCTGTTTGGGGCGGCACCGTGCCCGAGCTACTGGGCGTGCAACCCTATATGGTTAAAGATGTGCTGGTTGCCGGCATCCGGCTCGATTGCCGCCCATGCTCAAAATTCGGGTTAGAGAAATGTCCGCTGGGGCATTTTAAATGCATGAATGATATGCCTGAGGATAACATTATCAGTTTTGTAAACCGGTAA
- a CDS encoding M56 family metallopeptidase → MNWLHYLLEANIYLAVFYGGYCLFLNKETHYTLNRVYLLLSCVLSFVLPVIQIGALKSTEKVQEITLVSYPADSATVLPDATDYITWDNALWAVYIVGISVLALLLVIKLFKLVNLTTSGKRLIDNKYQLVDIEDADTAFSFFNYLFIGTKTSASDIIIRHELVHIRQKHSFDIVFIEIIKIINWFNPIIYLLQISLKTVHEYIADEQTAAHETDALAYSSFLVNNAYGLNGSSITHSFFNYNLLKKRIIMLNQQRSGNLARLKYLVAVPICAGMLCASTLAFSKNYAFIDLAPKTAKPDFRSPKTATADTSNRKMRTRATTSKGYAYDETGYLINNKTDFRVIITDKNGDQKEFYKSKAKPAELAMLKEKYGYSFPKMMIYPKLPPPPPMPPVAQPDMDRMPPPPPPVPHKHGAKNMRIPPPPPPTPPAEGADVNRTPPPPPPAPPVMSRDINKMPPPPPVPPVGSGDINRMPPPPPVPPVNLKDTVGMPVAPQPATQPLSPKPAKTLKLKSVSASLSSKVTGVKPVKLKLKLISATLYPKPAPVASPAEATPEAN, encoded by the coding sequence ATGAACTGGCTGCATTATCTCCTGGAGGCAAATATTTACCTGGCTGTATTTTATGGCGGCTACTGCCTGTTTCTGAACAAAGAGACCCATTATACACTTAACCGGGTATACTTGTTGCTAAGTTGTGTCCTGTCGTTCGTACTGCCTGTTATCCAGATAGGTGCTTTAAAATCAACGGAAAAGGTTCAGGAGATTACCCTGGTAAGTTATCCTGCCGATTCGGCCACTGTGCTGCCAGATGCAACGGATTACATTACCTGGGACAATGCCTTATGGGCTGTTTACATTGTTGGCATATCGGTGTTGGCTTTATTACTGGTTATCAAATTATTTAAACTGGTAAACCTAACCACATCAGGTAAAAGACTTATTGATAACAAATACCAGTTGGTAGATATTGAAGATGCAGATACCGCCTTTTCATTTTTCAACTACCTTTTTATAGGCACAAAAACCAGCGCCAGCGACATTATTATCCGGCACGAGCTGGTACACATCCGCCAAAAGCACTCGTTTGATATTGTTTTTATCGAGATTATTAAAATTATCAACTGGTTCAATCCCATCATTTACCTGTTGCAGATAAGCCTAAAAACCGTACACGAGTATATAGCCGATGAGCAAACCGCGGCGCATGAAACAGATGCACTGGCCTACTCGTCGTTCCTGGTCAACAATGCTTACGGGCTCAATGGCTCGTCAATCACGCATTCATTTTTCAATTATAATTTGTTAAAAAAGAGGATCATTATGTTAAACCAACAACGTTCGGGCAATTTAGCTAGGCTAAAGTACCTGGTGGCCGTACCCATATGTGCGGGGATGCTTTGCGCATCAACATTGGCGTTCAGTAAAAATTATGCCTTTATTGACCTGGCGCCAAAAACCGCAAAGCCAGATTTTAGATCACCCAAAACAGCCACAGCCGATACATCTAACCGCAAGATGCGAACAAGGGCCACTACATCAAAAGGCTATGCTTATGATGAAACCGGCTACCTTATTAATAACAAAACCGATTTCAGGGTAATTATTACCGATAAAAACGGCGATCAAAAGGAGTTTTATAAAAGCAAGGCAAAACCAGCGGAACTGGCTATGCTTAAAGAAAAATACGGTTATTCGTTTCCTAAAATGATGATCTATCCTAAACTTCCGCCACCGCCGCCAATGCCACCTGTTGCACAGCCAGATATGGACAGAATGCCGCCCCCACCTCCACCTGTACCGCACAAACATGGCGCTAAAAACATGCGCATTCCGCCACCGCCGCCACCAACTCCACCGGCCGAAGGAGCAGATGTAAACAGGACGCCGCCACCTCCACCGCCTGCGCCTCCGGTTATGTCAAGAGATATAAACAAAATGCCGCCACCACCACCGGTACCGCCAGTTGGATCAGGAGATATAAACAGAATGCCACCGCCGCCGCCAGTGCCTCCTGTTAACTTAAAAGATACGGTTGGAATGCCTGTAGCGCCTCAGCCCGCCACACAACCTCTATCACCAAAACCTGCTAAAACTTTGAAGTTGAAATCTGTATCAGCAAGCCTGAGTTCTAAAGTTACAGGGGTAAAACCTGTTAAATTGAAGTTAAAACTGATATCGGCAACGCTCTATCCGAAACCAGCTCCAGTTGCATCCCCTGCTGAAGCTACACCCGAGGCAAATTAG
- the rfaE1 gene encoding D-glycero-beta-D-manno-heptose-7-phosphate kinase, translated as MNQLKDKVQAIQSSGAKPQILVIGDLMVDHYIIGGATRLSPEAPVPIVNVKKETYTLGGAGNVVQNLVSLGAGVSVAGVIGDDAAATQVFDILANEGVQTLSIIKDSSRPTTVKTRVLAGSHQLVRVDREVTDTVSAAIEDELIDKIARYIEQADMVILSDYNKGLFSPSLTQRVIIEATKYGKKVVIDPKGLNYEKYKGAFIIKPNRKELAEAAKVEKINSIESLQEASKVIFGQTGSEYIVVTLSEEGMVILSELTYKSLPVKATEVFDVTGAGDTVLATMAYFIASGLSVEEACELANHAAAIVIRHVGSATTTIDEIIKDMERS; from the coding sequence ATGAACCAACTAAAAGATAAAGTACAAGCTATACAATCATCAGGTGCAAAACCACAAATACTTGTTATTGGAGATTTGATGGTTGACCATTATATAATAGGTGGTGCCACAAGGCTTTCGCCAGAGGCGCCGGTACCCATTGTGAATGTTAAAAAAGAAACCTATACGCTTGGCGGAGCCGGAAATGTGGTACAAAACCTGGTATCCCTTGGCGCGGGCGTTTCTGTGGCAGGTGTAATTGGTGATGATGCGGCAGCTACACAGGTATTTGATATCCTGGCTAACGAAGGCGTACAAACCCTTAGTATTATCAAGGATAGCAGCCGCCCCACTACGGTTAAAACCAGGGTATTGGCAGGCAGTCACCAATTGGTGAGGGTGGATAGGGAAGTAACAGACACCGTTTCTGCAGCTATTGAAGATGAATTGATTGACAAAATAGCCCGCTACATTGAACAAGCCGATATGGTGATATTGTCTGATTACAACAAAGGCCTTTTTTCGCCATCATTAACTCAGCGGGTTATCATCGAGGCCACCAAATACGGTAAAAAAGTAGTAATTGACCCCAAAGGGCTCAATTACGAAAAGTATAAAGGTGCATTTATAATCAAACCAAACCGCAAGGAACTGGCAGAAGCGGCTAAAGTAGAAAAGATAAATTCTATCGAAAGCCTGCAGGAAGCGTCAAAAGTTATTTTTGGCCAAACAGGCTCCGAATATATTGTGGTTACACTATCGGAAGAAGGAATGGTGATATTAAGCGAACTAACATACAAATCATTACCTGTAAAAGCTACCGAAGTATTTGATGTAACCGGTGCCGGTGATACCGTTTTAGCAACCATGGCATATTTTATCGCATCTGGCCTATCTGTTGAAGAAGCTTGTGAATTAGCAAACCATGCAGCAGCGATAGTGATACGCCATGTTGGAAGTGCCACAACAACTATCGACGAGATTATTAAAGACATGGAAAGAAGCTGA
- the rfaE2 gene encoding D-glycero-beta-D-manno-heptose 1-phosphate adenylyltransferase — MRIDLEKTLTGKINDLPSLKSLVQSWQSEGQKVVFTNGVFDLLHIGHITYLAKAAELGDKLIIGLNADSSVRRIKGESRPVNDQNSRAAILAALFFVDAIVVFEEDTPLNLISTLLPDYLVKGADYSVENIVGAREVIANGGEVKTINFVEGYSSTSIINKIRNQIS, encoded by the coding sequence ATGAGAATCGACCTCGAAAAGACACTTACCGGAAAAATTAATGATTTGCCATCGCTTAAAAGCCTGGTACAAAGCTGGCAAAGTGAAGGACAAAAGGTAGTTTTTACCAATGGCGTGTTTGATTTGCTGCATATTGGCCACATTACCTACCTGGCTAAAGCTGCCGAGCTGGGCGATAAGTTGATTATCGGGCTTAATGCCGATAGTTCGGTTAGGCGCATCAAGGGCGAAAGCAGGCCGGTTAACGACCAGAACAGCCGTGCAGCGATATTAGCAGCTTTGTTTTTTGTAGATGCGATAGTAGTTTTTGAAGAAGATACACCGCTAAACTTGATCAGCACCCTGCTGCCCGACTATTTGGTAAAAGGCGCCGATTATTCGGTTGAGAATATAGTTGGAGCCAGGGAAGTGATAGCCAACGGCGGCGAGGTTAAAACTATTAATTTTGTAGAAGGCTATTCCTCAACTTCGATAATCAACAAAATCAGGAACCAAATTTCCTGA
- the dprA gene encoding DNA-processing protein DprA, whose amino-acid sequence MTTLHGAALSFVKNLGPVAAKSLMAYLGSAEQVFKTSPVKMATIPGIGEKRASQWDFNEALRLAEKELEFAAKHGIELIFYTDARYPKRLKNCADSPILLYSKGKMELNMPKVISIVGTRNATDYGKQLCRQLIEELQQYNVLIASGLALGIDVAAHKECLRLNVPTVGVLGHGLDRMYPSQNRATADKMLENGGLLTEYPSGTVPDRENFPQRNRIVAGMADATVVIEAGLKGGALITAEIANSYNRDVFAFPGRLDDVYSEGCNFLIRNNKAALLTCMADLAFSLGWEKDENLKPTEQFMLPLDLTKDESLIFDILQQHKAPLAIDELTIKANMPMSSLAMNLLNMEMQGYIRSLPGKTYRVN is encoded by the coding sequence ATGACCACATTGCACGGCGCCGCTTTATCATTTGTTAAAAACTTAGGTCCTGTAGCGGCTAAATCATTGATGGCTTATTTAGGGAGTGCCGAGCAGGTTTTTAAAACATCGCCTGTAAAAATGGCTACCATACCAGGCATCGGCGAGAAACGTGCAAGCCAATGGGATTTTAACGAAGCTTTACGCCTGGCCGAAAAGGAATTGGAATTTGCTGCCAAACATGGCATCGAACTGATATTTTATACTGATGCCCGTTATCCAAAACGGTTAAAAAATTGCGCCGATTCGCCTATACTATTATATAGTAAGGGTAAAATGGAACTTAACATGCCCAAAGTAATCAGTATAGTTGGTACCCGTAACGCTACAGATTACGGCAAGCAATTATGCAGGCAACTGATAGAGGAGTTACAGCAATATAATGTATTGATAGCGAGCGGCCTTGCCCTGGGCATTGATGTGGCCGCCCATAAAGAGTGCCTGCGACTGAACGTGCCAACTGTAGGGGTGCTGGGCCACGGCCTCGACAGGATGTACCCCAGCCAAAACCGGGCGACCGCCGATAAAATGTTAGAGAACGGAGGATTACTGACCGAGTATCCATCCGGTACTGTCCCCGACAGGGAAAACTTCCCCCAACGAAACCGGATTGTTGCCGGCATGGCCGATGCTACGGTTGTAATTGAGGCTGGTCTTAAAGGCGGTGCACTCATTACCGCCGAAATTGCCAACTCCTATAACCGGGATGTTTTTGCATTCCCCGGCAGGCTGGATGATGTGTACTCCGAAGGATGTAACTTTCTGATCCGCAACAATAAAGCCGCACTGCTTACCTGCATGGCCGACCTGGCCTTTAGCCTGGGTTGGGAAAAGGACGAAAACCTGAAACCTACCGAACAATTTATGCTGCCGCTGGATTTAACTAAAGACGAGAGCCTGATATTTGATATTTTACAACAACATAAAGCCCCCTTGGCTATTGACGAACTTACCATAAAGGCCAACATGCCTATGAGCTCGCTGGCCATGAACCTGCTCAATATGGAAATGCAGGGCTATATTCGAAGTTTGCCAGGGAAGACTTATAGGGTGAATTAA
- the rsmG gene encoding 16S rRNA (guanine(527)-N(7))-methyltransferase RsmG has product MTSDIVFKYFPELTAQQRAQVEQLPELYNTWNSQINVISRKDIDLLYERHVLHSMGIAKIMPFLPGESVLDVGTGGGFPGIPLAILFPQTSFHLVDSIGKKIKVVQEVAKALGLTNVKATHARAEEIDENFDFVISRAVTQLKDFYPWVRSKFKKQSGNKLPNGILYLKGGDLDQEIKESGLKVQQYYLKDYFTEEFFETKQVIYVKGKESQK; this is encoded by the coding sequence ATGACATCTGATATCGTTTTTAAATATTTTCCTGAACTAACAGCGCAGCAACGTGCCCAGGTTGAGCAGCTGCCCGAGTTATATAACACCTGGAACAGCCAGATTAACGTGATATCCCGCAAGGATATTGATTTGTTGTATGAGCGTCATGTTTTACACTCTATGGGTATTGCTAAAATAATGCCCTTTTTGCCGGGCGAAAGCGTGCTTGACGTAGGTACCGGCGGCGGTTTTCCGGGTATTCCGCTGGCTATATTATTCCCCCAAACTTCTTTCCATTTGGTTGATTCTATCGGCAAAAAAATAAAGGTTGTTCAGGAAGTTGCCAAAGCGCTGGGCCTTACCAACGTAAAGGCTACCCATGCCCGTGCCGAAGAAATTGACGAGAATTTTGACTTTGTTATATCCCGCGCCGTGACCCAACTAAAAGATTTTTACCCCTGGGTGCGTAGCAAATTCAAAAAGCAATCGGGCAATAAACTGCCTAATGGCATCCTGTATTTAAAAGGCGGCGACCTTGACCAGGAGATCAAAGAATCGGGCCTTAAAGTGCAGCAATATTACCTTAAAGATTATTTTACCGAAGAGTTTTTTGAAACCAAACAGGTGATTTATGTGAAAGGGAAGGAAAGTCAAAAGTAA
- a CDS encoding BlaI/MecI/CopY family transcriptional regulator, producing MNVKELTKAEEQIMQILWQLKEAIVKDIIEQMPDPKPAYNTVSTVVRVLEGKGFIDHKAYGNSHVYFPLISDDQYKKFTFDKMMKNYFSNSYQSLVSFIVDEKKISVKELDELTSLIDNLKSKKQS from the coding sequence ATGAATGTTAAAGAACTAACCAAAGCCGAGGAACAGATTATGCAGATTCTGTGGCAATTAAAGGAAGCCATTGTAAAAGATATCATTGAGCAAATGCCCGATCCTAAGCCGGCCTACAATACCGTATCAACCGTGGTGCGCGTACTGGAAGGCAAAGGTTTTATCGATCATAAAGCCTATGGTAACTCGCACGTTTACTTCCCGCTCATCAGCGATGATCAGTATAAAAAGTTCACGTTTGATAAGATGATGAAAAACTATTTCAGCAATTCGTACCAAAGCCTGGTATCGTTTATTGTAGACGAAAAGAAGATCAGCGTTAAAGAACTGGACGAATTAACCTCATTGATTGATAACCTTAAAAGCAAAAAACAATCATGA